A genomic window from Gossypium hirsutum isolate 1008001.06 chromosome D12, Gossypium_hirsutum_v2.1, whole genome shotgun sequence includes:
- the LOC107946225 gene encoding S-antigen protein — translation MSTQPQQPVVVLPNTVPGQAPPSHNHSDGSFGTVFIVLAVIIVISAIACFLGRLCNRGKNQTKPSDHNHNFGPKERDVELGFDGRVPAAKPGEHDGDPSKGFKMPGNGDHRDPTEIRMPGNGDPTGIGMPGNGAPTGIRIPGNRDPTRIRIPGNQGPTEFRMAGLKPGDDGALKPDA, via the coding sequence ATGTCCACTCAACCGCAACAGCCCGTTGTCGTTTTACCAAATACGGTGCCAGGGCAAGCGCCGCCATCCCATAATCACTCGGATGGATCGTTTGGAACAGTTTTTATAGTGCTTGCAGTGATCATTGTTATATCAGCTATAGCTTGCTTTCTTGGAAGGCTGTGTAACCGGGGCAAGAATCAAACGAAACCCTCAGACCATAACCATAATTTCGGTCCTAAAGAAAGGGACGTGGAGTTGGGGTTCGATGGGAGGGTTCCGGCTGCCAAACCAGGTGAGCATGATGGTGACCCCAGCAAAGGGTTCAAAATGCCTGGCAATGGAGATCATAGAGATCCAACAGAAATTAGAATGCCTGGAAATGGAGATCCAACAGGAATTGGAATGCCTGGAAATGGAGCTCCTACAGGAATTAGAATCCCTGGAAATAGAGATCCAACAAGAATTAGAATACCTGGAAATCAGGGTCCCACTGAGTTCAGAATGGCCGGACTTAAGCCTGGGGATGATGGAGCGCTGAAGCCTGATGCATGA